Proteins co-encoded in one Cytobacillus sp. NJ13 genomic window:
- a CDS encoding cobalamin-dependent protein (Presence of a B(12) (cobalamin)-binding domain implies dependence on cobalamin itself, in one of its several forms, or in some unusual lineages, dependence on a cobalamin-like analog.), producing MQHPETLASLLLQGDSAKVWENIQKHPQLSRLEVYQNLITPAMQHIGFLWETNQITVADEHLATATCDFVLSKLAYQREKRQSSQKAMFLCLDREQHYIGLKMVNSLFEEHGWETKYFGPSLPLEYALRTAKDWKPSVIGLSVSIVYHLPKLKEYAEAFAKLPHKPAVLLGGRLAEKYDLLPYCSDHTVILKDLPETKDWLQNYEAGGQQNAIF from the coding sequence ATGCAGCATCCTGAAACACTCGCTTCCTTATTGCTTCAAGGTGATTCTGCGAAAGTTTGGGAAAACATTCAAAAGCACCCGCAGCTATCGCGCCTAGAAGTTTATCAAAATCTGATTACACCTGCGATGCAGCACATCGGCTTTTTATGGGAGACAAATCAGATCACAGTCGCAGATGAACATTTGGCAACAGCTACATGTGATTTTGTGCTCTCAAAGCTCGCATACCAGCGGGAAAAAAGACAATCAAGCCAAAAAGCCATGTTTCTCTGCCTGGATAGGGAACAGCATTATATTGGCTTGAAAATGGTCAACAGCCTTTTTGAAGAGCATGGCTGGGAGACGAAGTATTTTGGCCCGAGCCTGCCTTTGGAATATGCGCTGAGAACGGCAAAAGACTGGAAGCCAAGTGTAATTGGACTGTCCGTAAGCATCGTCTATCATCTGCCGAAGCTGAAGGAATATGCCGAAGCATTTGCCAAATTGCCGCATAAGCCGGCTGTTCTTCTTGGCGGGCGTTTAGCAGAGAAGTATGACCTGCTTCCTTATTGCTCAGATCATACGGTCATTCTAAAGGATTTGCCGGAAACAAAGGATTGGCTGCAAAACTATGAAGCGGGAGGACAGCAAAATGCAATATTTTGA